Proteins encoded within one genomic window of Pedobacter africanus:
- the amaB gene encoding L-piperidine-6-carboxylate dehydrogenase has translation MQHNIGTILKNLGIVELNPAYSTGNKWGSLADSARIDSFSPVNGKKIASVLVATKSDYEAVVKKAEEAYLFWRSQPAPKRGELVRQFGDALRKNKEALGTLVSYEMGKSLQEGFGEVQEMIDICDFAVGLSRQLYGLTMHSERPSHRMYEQWHPLGIVGVISAFNFPVAVWSWNAALALVCGNVCIWKPSEKTPLTAIACQHIIAGVFKVNDIPEGVSNLIIGGKEIGEMLSNDMRIPLISATGSTRMGKAVAAAVASRLGKSLLELGGNNAIIISEHADLDMSLIGAVFGAVGTAGQRCTSTRRLIIHESVYDAFTAKLVKAYGQLRIGNPLNQHNHVGPLIDTDAVASYMGSIEKCKAEGGRFLVEGGVLNGEEYASGCYVKPCIAEVENDYKIVQHETFAPILYLIKYKTLEQAIALQNGVPQGLSSAIMTLNLREAEQFLSAGGSDCGIANVNIGTSGAEIGGAFGGEKETGGGRESGSDAWKTYMRRQTNTINYSTTLPLAQGIKFDL, from the coding sequence ATGCAGCACAACATCGGTACCATTTTAAAGAATTTAGGCATCGTAGAACTAAATCCAGCCTACAGCACGGGCAATAAATGGGGCAGTCTGGCAGATTCAGCCCGCATCGACAGCTTTTCACCGGTTAACGGGAAAAAGATAGCCAGTGTGCTGGTAGCTACGAAATCAGATTATGAGGCAGTTGTAAAAAAGGCAGAAGAAGCTTATTTATTCTGGCGCAGCCAGCCCGCACCGAAGCGGGGTGAACTTGTACGCCAGTTTGGCGATGCCTTGCGCAAAAATAAAGAGGCCCTGGGTACCCTGGTATCCTACGAAATGGGCAAAAGTTTACAGGAAGGTTTTGGCGAGGTGCAGGAAATGATAGACATCTGCGATTTCGCAGTAGGGCTTTCCCGACAGCTTTATGGCTTAACTATGCATTCCGAGCGCCCAAGCCATCGGATGTACGAACAATGGCATCCGCTGGGAATTGTAGGGGTCATCTCTGCCTTCAATTTTCCTGTTGCAGTTTGGAGCTGGAATGCTGCGTTAGCACTTGTATGCGGTAACGTGTGCATCTGGAAACCTTCTGAAAAAACGCCATTGACTGCAATTGCCTGCCAGCATATCATTGCCGGTGTATTTAAGGTAAATGACATTCCGGAAGGCGTTTCAAACCTGATTATTGGCGGCAAAGAAATTGGTGAAATGCTGAGCAATGATATGCGTATTCCACTCATTTCTGCCACAGGTTCTACCCGAATGGGAAAAGCGGTTGCTGCTGCTGTTGCCTCTCGTTTAGGAAAAAGCCTGCTGGAACTTGGCGGCAATAATGCCATCATCATATCCGAACATGCTGATCTGGACATGAGCCTGATTGGCGCTGTTTTCGGGGCCGTGGGTACCGCAGGGCAACGTTGTACCTCTACCCGCAGGTTAATCATCCATGAAAGCGTTTATGATGCCTTTACGGCAAAACTGGTTAAAGCCTACGGACAACTGCGCATTGGCAACCCGCTCAACCAGCACAACCATGTGGGCCCGCTGATTGATACCGATGCCGTTGCCAGTTATATGGGGTCTATAGAAAAATGTAAGGCCGAAGGAGGAAGGTTTCTTGTTGAAGGCGGAGTGCTAAACGGTGAGGAGTATGCTAGTGGCTGTTATGTAAAGCCCTGCATTGCTGAGGTTGAAAATGATTATAAAATTGTGCAGCATGAAACATTCGCACCAATTCTTTACCTCATAAAATACAAAACACTCGAGCAAGCCATCGCCCTTCAAAATGGCGTTCCGCAGGGATTGTCCTCGGCCATCATGACCTTAAACCTGCGCGAGGCAGAGCAATTTCTTTCGGCTGGCGGTTCAGACTGCGGTATTGCTAACGTAAACATCGGTACTTCCGGTGCCGAAATAGGCGGTGCTTTTGGCGGAGAGAAAGAAACAGGCGGCGGCAGAGAAAGCGGATCGGATGCCTGGAAAACCTATATGCGCCGGCAAACCAACACCATTAACTATTCTACCACCCTGCCATTGGCTCAGGGCATTAAGTTCGACTTGTAA
- a CDS encoding DEAD/DEAH box helicase, translated as MLRVDSSKPFKIVYSLCKHAYLGYLIEPHIVQLNPQGDFSLTYQRIFSHTAKEFSKHLTETDLKLIKTLDETEQDYIIRKFHKKAIRPVEFFSKFFNDKFYENVRPKIEKKLSEVLEVLKREGALYLMDKDGWPAERRIEIASEAATVLFHFRRNEVETRYFPTIKYQGLRIDFMYKDAQVISNQPSWLLLNDMLYFFEQDIEGKKLLPFLNKRYITIPKSTEEAYFGKFVAPLIEKYHVYAEGFEIRTEKHSPAPIIKVIYVDAGISQLQLYFKYGEHAFAMGNEKKITVHLHKEQDNYIFTRIKRDVNWEKQKFDFLLNLGLKKTSALYYHLEVPQIDEEDQSYAVINWVNEHLEMLTENGFEIEQHRGTKKFLFAVNKISFDIKEDNDWFDINAIVYFGSHPVPFISLKQHILHKKREFLLPDGSIAIIPDKWFTQYSSLFSLADGGKQLKLKKHHIGLINELAEDSIANITLSRKLQKLNDFENIADTQMPVNFKGDLRSYQKAGYNWFSFLREYNFGGCLADDMGLGKTIQTLAMLQKLKEEDQAQSKHSTSLIVMPTSLIYNWLNEARKFTPKLKIHAHTGSSRNKDIGRFADFDIIITTYGITRVDIDVLKDFYFSYIILDESQNIKNPSSKSFKAVKTLKSRHKLILSGTPVENSVSDLWTQLTFLNPGLLGTQAFFNEEYVQAIEKRKDEEKARKLQAIIKPFVLRRTKEQVAAELPSKTEQVFYCDMSEDQAAYYEKTKSAYRNDLLNSMEDGTHARKQVQLLQGLTALRQLANHPVMIDDTYTSDSGKFENVIHTLDNVLKGGHKVLIFSQFVKHLNIFKHYLEKENISFAYLDGATKSRGEIVAEFQKNTELKVFLISIKAGGVGLNLTQADYVFILDPWWNPAVEQQAIDRTHRIGQEKKVFIYKFIAKDTVEEKILALQNRKKKLASSLITTEESFFKSLSKEDIQELLN; from the coding sequence ATGTTACGCGTAGATAGCTCCAAACCCTTCAAAATTGTATACTCTTTATGTAAACATGCGTATTTGGGCTATTTAATTGAACCGCATATTGTTCAGCTAAATCCTCAGGGTGATTTTTCATTGACCTATCAGCGTATTTTTTCGCATACAGCCAAAGAATTCAGCAAACATTTAACAGAAACAGACCTTAAGCTGATCAAAACACTGGATGAGACCGAGCAGGATTATATCATCAGGAAGTTCCATAAAAAAGCGATCAGGCCCGTAGAGTTCTTCAGCAAATTTTTTAATGATAAATTCTATGAAAATGTCCGTCCTAAAATTGAGAAAAAACTATCCGAAGTTTTAGAGGTGCTGAAACGGGAAGGTGCGCTATACCTGATGGACAAAGACGGATGGCCTGCCGAAAGGAGAATTGAAATCGCCAGCGAAGCGGCAACAGTATTGTTCCATTTCAGAAGGAACGAAGTGGAAACCCGTTATTTTCCGACGATAAAATACCAGGGCCTGCGGATTGACTTCATGTACAAAGATGCCCAGGTCATCAGCAACCAGCCCTCCTGGTTATTGCTGAATGATATGCTCTATTTTTTTGAGCAGGATATTGAAGGTAAGAAACTGCTACCATTTTTGAACAAACGGTACATCACCATTCCCAAATCTACAGAAGAAGCTTACTTCGGTAAATTTGTTGCCCCGCTAATCGAAAAATATCATGTATATGCGGAAGGCTTTGAGATCAGGACCGAAAAACACAGCCCTGCGCCAATTATCAAAGTAATTTACGTAGACGCAGGAATATCACAGCTGCAGTTGTATTTTAAGTACGGTGAGCATGCCTTTGCCATGGGTAACGAGAAGAAAATAACCGTTCACCTGCATAAAGAACAGGACAATTATATTTTTACCCGCATAAAACGCGACGTAAACTGGGAAAAACAAAAATTCGATTTCCTGCTAAATTTGGGGTTGAAGAAAACAAGCGCGCTTTATTACCACCTTGAAGTCCCGCAGATAGACGAGGAAGACCAGTCTTATGCAGTCATCAACTGGGTTAATGAACACCTGGAAATGCTAACAGAAAACGGATTCGAGATAGAGCAGCACCGGGGCACTAAAAAATTTCTGTTTGCCGTTAATAAGATCAGCTTTGACATTAAAGAGGACAATGATTGGTTTGACATTAATGCCATTGTTTACTTTGGCAGTCACCCGGTCCCTTTTATTTCACTGAAGCAACACATTCTCCATAAAAAAAGAGAATTCCTTCTGCCAGACGGCTCTATTGCAATTATTCCGGATAAATGGTTCACACAATACAGCAGCTTATTTAGCCTGGCCGACGGTGGGAAACAGCTTAAATTAAAAAAGCACCACATCGGCCTGATCAATGAACTTGCGGAAGACAGCATTGCCAACATCACCTTAAGCCGAAAATTACAAAAGCTGAATGACTTTGAAAACATTGCTGATACACAGATGCCGGTGAATTTTAAAGGCGATCTTCGCAGTTATCAAAAAGCGGGGTACAACTGGTTCAGCTTTTTAAGAGAATATAATTTCGGTGGCTGTCTGGCAGATGACATGGGTTTGGGTAAAACCATCCAAACACTGGCCATGCTACAGAAACTTAAGGAGGAAGACCAGGCGCAATCAAAGCACAGCACTTCACTGATTGTGATGCCAACCTCACTGATTTACAACTGGCTTAATGAAGCCAGAAAGTTTACACCCAAATTAAAGATCCATGCACATACCGGATCATCAAGAAACAAGGATATAGGCCGTTTTGCGGATTTTGACATCATCATTACTACATATGGTATTACCCGTGTAGATATTGATGTACTTAAAGATTTTTACTTCAGCTATATCATTCTGGATGAAAGTCAGAACATCAAAAACCCTTCATCCAAGTCTTTCAAAGCAGTAAAAACGCTTAAATCGAGACATAAGTTAATCCTTAGTGGTACGCCTGTAGAAAACTCTGTTAGCGACCTGTGGACCCAGCTTACCTTCTTAAATCCGGGGCTTCTGGGCACCCAGGCCTTTTTTAATGAGGAATATGTACAAGCTATTGAAAAGAGAAAAGATGAAGAAAAAGCCCGGAAACTGCAGGCCATCATTAAACCATTTGTGCTGCGCAGAACAAAGGAGCAGGTAGCAGCAGAGCTGCCTTCCAAAACTGAACAGGTCTTTTACTGCGATATGAGTGAAGATCAGGCCGCTTATTATGAAAAAACGAAATCGGCCTACAGAAACGATCTGCTCAACAGCATGGAAGATGGCACTCATGCCAGGAAACAGGTACAGCTGCTACAGGGACTTACGGCATTGCGCCAGCTCGCAAATCATCCGGTAATGATTGATGATACCTACACTTCTGATTCGGGCAAATTTGAGAATGTAATCCATACCCTCGACAATGTACTTAAAGGGGGGCATAAGGTGCTCATATTTTCGCAGTTTGTAAAACACCTGAACATCTTTAAGCACTATCTGGAAAAGGAGAACATTTCCTTTGCCTACCTGGATGGCGCCACAAAAAGCCGGGGTGAAATTGTGGCGGAGTTTCAAAAAAACACGGAGCTAAAAGTATTTCTTATTTCAATTAAAGCCGGTGGTGTAGGTTTAAATTTAACCCAGGCCGACTATGTATTTATCCTCGATCCGTGGTGGAATCCTGCGGTTGAACAGCAGGCAATAGACCGGACGCACCGGATCGGGCAGGAGAAAAAGGTTTTCATTTATAAATTCATTGCGAAGGATACCGTAGAAGAAAAGATCCTGGCGCTTCAAAACCGGAAAAAGAAACTGGCCAGCTCACTCATCACAACAGAAGAAAGCTTTTTCAAATCGCTCAGTAAAGAAGATATTCAGGAATTGCTCAATTAG
- the aat gene encoding leucyl/phenylalanyl-tRNA--protein transferase translates to MVFKLDDTEIVFPDPALADPDGLLAIGGDLRPERLMLAYNNGIFPWFSEGDPICWYAPRERCVIFPDRVVVSKSMSRLLKNNTFRVTYDQAFAAVISNCAQIGRKDQDGTWITGEMQKAYIELHRRGYAHSVEVWQEETLVGGLYGVHINQVFCGESMFSKASNASKYALISLCRQERFKMIDCQLPNDHLMSLGAEMIGSASYLNWLKSN, encoded by the coding sequence ATGGTTTTTAAATTGGACGACACTGAGATCGTTTTCCCGGATCCAGCTCTTGCAGATCCGGATGGTTTACTGGCTATAGGAGGTGATCTGAGACCCGAAAGATTAATGCTCGCGTACAATAATGGAATTTTTCCCTGGTTTAGTGAGGGCGATCCCATTTGCTGGTATGCGCCCAGGGAACGTTGCGTAATTTTTCCGGATAGGGTTGTGGTCAGCAAAAGCATGAGCAGATTGTTAAAGAACAATACTTTCAGGGTTACCTATGATCAGGCTTTTGCGGCAGTGATCAGCAATTGTGCCCAGATTGGCCGTAAAGATCAGGATGGGACCTGGATTACGGGGGAAATGCAAAAAGCATATATAGAATTGCACAGGCGCGGTTATGCTCACAGTGTTGAAGTATGGCAGGAGGAAACACTGGTAGGTGGATTGTATGGTGTGCATATCAATCAGGTTTTTTGCGGAGAGAGTATGTTCAGCAAAGCCAGTAATGCTTCTAAATACGCCCTGATATCACTTTGCCGGCAAGAAAGGTTTAAGATGATAGATTGTCAGCTGCCCAATGATCACCTGATGAGCCTGGGCGCTGAAATGATTGGCAGTGCAAGTTATCTTAACTGGCTTAAGTCTAATTGA